TGAAAGAAGCAAGAGCCGCAATTCGCCACGCCACAGACTACTTCCTCAAGTGTGCAACAGCAACACCCGGTAGACTCTATGTCGGAGTTGGAGATCCAAATGTTGATCATAAATGTTGGGAAAGACCAGAAGATATGGATACCGCTAGAACTGTTTATTATGTTTCTTCAAAGAATCCAGGTTCTGATGTTGCTGCTGAAACTGCTGCTGCACTCGCTGCTGCATCTATTGTTTTTCGAAAAGTTGATCCTACTTATTCTAAGCTTTTGCTGAGAACTTCACAGAATGTTTATCAGTTTGCTTTGCAGCATCAAGGTTCATACAGTAATTCACTTGGTTCTGCTGCTTGTCCGTTTTATTGCTCATATTCTGGATTCAAGGTAACGTTATTTACCAACACTCGGGTTCTTAATCGGTTCTTATAGTCAAATAATGTGTTGTGCTAATAGGCTTTATGTATGTATTCTTAGGATGAACTATTGTGGGGAGCTGCATGGCTTTTTCGAGCAACAAATGTGGTTTACTACTACAATTTAGTGAAGAACTTAGGAGCCGATGATCAACCTGATATCTTCAGTTGGGATAACAAATATGCTGGTGCACATGTGCTTCTCTCAAGGGTAAGTTTgaattcattgaaaaatatgaagagacaacaattttttagtttgaattttgtttgattCATTAGGTTTTTATTGTTCTTTTTAACTGTTATTGCAGAGAGCATTGTTGAATGGTGATAACAACTTTGATAATTATAGGCAAGAAGCTGATAATTTCATGTGCAAGATATTGCCTAATTCACCATCTTCAACTACACAATATACACAAGGTAAATGCAACATGACAATATCTTGATTCGGTATAAAGCCGAGCTTAATTGATACAAATAGTTAGTGTTTACCCGATTCATTATGAATCTGGATTCACTATAATGAATTTCAACTCATTCTAATGAATCATTACATAAATGATTCAAGACTATTATAGTACTATTGACTATTATAGTATTCTAAATGATTCCAAAAATAGAGAATGGCGCATGCGACAGTTAAATGACATAAACTTCAATTAATGTGCAGGGGGACTCATGTTCAAGCTACCTGCAAGCAATCTCCAATATGTGACAGCTATAACATTCTTGTTTACAACCTATTCAAAGTATATGGCAGCTACAAAACACACATTTAACTGCGGCAACATCTTAGTCACTCCGAATACCTTAAGAACCGTAGCGAAAAGACAGGCAAGTCTTATCCATTCAACCACAGTGACTTCGATATATTCTCCTTTcctttttattgataaaatttgTTGTGAAATTTCAGGTAGACTACATTTTAGGTGAAAATCCACTTAAAATGTCATATATGGTAGGTTATGGACAAAACTTTCCAAGGAGAATTCACCACAGAGGATCTTCATTGCCTTCACTATTATCTCATCCACAAACCATAGGATGTGATGGGGGTTTCAACCCATTTTTCCATTCAATGAATCCTAATCCTAACATCTTGGTCGGAGCCATAGTTGGAGGTCCGAACCAGAATGACGGATTTCCAGATGATCGCAGCGATTACAGTCATTCTGAACCTGCAACTTACATCAATGGTGCTATTGTTGGACCTTTAGCATACTTTTCTGGAACCAATTAATGTTAGATTTGAACTTGATAGTAACGTTAAAACAGAACTTTGC
This portion of the Trifolium pratense cultivar HEN17-A07 linkage group LG3, ARS_RC_1.1, whole genome shotgun sequence genome encodes:
- the LOC123916754 gene encoding endoglucanase 9-like, whose translation is MMKTPLLFMLLITCFLVIDNVQCKPNYREALAKSLLFFQGQRSGKLPPDQQIKWRSNSGLSDGRLANVDLSGGYYDAGDNVKFNFPMAFTTTMLSWSTIEYGKRMGPQMKEARAAIRHATDYFLKCATATPGRLYVGVGDPNVDHKCWERPEDMDTARTVYYVSSKNPGSDVAAETAAALAAASIVFRKVDPTYSKLLLRTSQNVYQFALQHQGSYSNSLGSAACPFYCSYSGFKDELLWGAAWLFRATNVVYYYNLVKNLGADDQPDIFSWDNKYAGAHVLLSRRALLNGDNNFDNYRQEADNFMCKILPNSPSSTTQYTQGGLMFKLPASNLQYVTAITFLFTTYSKYMAATKHTFNCGNILVTPNTLRTVAKRQVDYILGENPLKMSYMVGYGQNFPRRIHHRGSSLPSLLSHPQTIGCDGGFNPFFHSMNPNPNILVGAIVGGPNQNDGFPDDRSDYSHSEPATYINGAIVGPLAYFSGTN